The proteins below come from a single Dehalococcoidia bacterium genomic window:
- a CDS encoding leucine-rich repeat domain-containing protein: MKIRRSVWAGSIGIILAALAFASVSFALEKDQSLIPDPRLQRAILYSYGMETGENLGDISKSNLAKIRYIWGSNAGITDLSGLEYCVNLEMLMLSRNNITDISPVASLSKLTYLDIIGNEVTDISPIADLKNLTHFQAWVNNISDLTPLANLTGLTDLALLENNVSDISPLAGLTNLESLCLLGNQISDISILANLTNLKYLSLNDNKIGDISALASLTNLESLSLEGNEISDLSPLLLNDGLGIEYANVPGSGDKPSPDPDTVDLTGNPLNGISVGVYIPQLEERGVEVTR; encoded by the coding sequence ATGAAGATCAGACGATCCGTTTGGGCAGGCAGCATCGGGATTATACTGGCGGCATTGGCGTTCGCGTCCGTCTCTTTTGCCCTTGAGAAAGATCAGTCGCTTATTCCCGATCCCAGGCTTCAAAGAGCGATTCTTTACTCATACGGGATGGAGACAGGGGAAAACTTGGGGGATATCTCCAAATCCAATCTGGCAAAGATCAGATACATTTGGGGCTCCAACGCAGGTATCACCGATCTCAGCGGACTGGAATACTGTGTCAATCTTGAGATGCTCATGCTCTCCAGAAACAATATCACCGATATTTCGCCGGTAGCGAGCCTCTCCAAGCTGACTTACCTCGATATCATCGGAAATGAGGTTACCGATATTTCTCCCATTGCCGATCTGAAGAACCTGACTCACTTTCAAGCTTGGGTGAATAATATCAGTGACCTTACCCCACTGGCCAACCTAACAGGTCTGACCGATCTGGCACTTCTGGAAAATAACGTTAGCGATATTTCGCCGCTGGCCGGGCTCACCAACTTGGAATCATTGTGTCTTCTGGGGAACCAGATCAGTGATATCTCTATCTTGGCAAACCTCACTAATTTGAAATATCTGAGTCTTAATGACAATAAGATCGGAGATATCTCAGCTCTGGCAAGCCTCACCAATTTGGAATCCCTGAGTCTTGAGGGTAATGAAATCAGCGATCTCTCGCCGCTATTATTGAATGACGGATTGGGGATCGAATATGCAAACGTTCCCGGTTCTGGGGATAAGCCAAGCCCTGATCCTGATACCGTGGATTTGACGGGCAATCCCTTGAACGGGATTTCGGTTGGTGTCTATATTCCTCAGCTTGAGGAAAGAGGCGTGGAAGTCACACGATAG
- a CDS encoding leucine-rich repeat domain-containing protein, with protein sequence MEKLAIVFLSLTFIFAFGSGAVLWWDNTNRVTLPDSRIEDSVRQQIGKSSGPIHKSDIRNMTALSILGDKGPSQEYGEVLDLTGLDQSTSLRILIICGAKIDDLSPISSLSHLESVMLQDCDITDLSPLSNLPDLNYLSIYVSHVHDFSPLSAMTGLQGLHLGETEISDLSFLSHLTHLTELSLYDSQISDLSSLSNLADLVRIDLRKNQISHIFPLANLTNLTSLTISENQISDLSPLKNLTRLENLDLSDNQISDLRPLADIDSLAYLNLIDNEVSDLSPLLENGGLKYDSTSGNGLHIEGNPLSDIAVNELIPQLRQAGKAVFW encoded by the coding sequence ATGGAAAAACTGGCCATAGTATTTCTGTCTTTAACATTTATCTTTGCCTTTGGTTCCGGTGCAGTTCTCTGGTGGGACAATACCAATAGAGTGACGTTGCCTGACTCCCGGATTGAGGACAGTGTCCGCCAGCAAATAGGAAAGTCCAGCGGACCTATCCACAAAAGCGACATCAGGAACATGACGGCGTTGTCCATTTTAGGAGACAAGGGGCCATCGCAGGAATACGGAGAGGTCTTAGACTTGACAGGGCTCGACCAATCTACCTCATTGAGGATACTGATAATCTGCGGCGCAAAAATTGATGACCTCTCCCCAATTTCAAGTCTCTCCCATCTTGAATCAGTAATGCTTCAAGATTGTGATATCACTGACCTCTCTCCGCTTTCGAATTTACCTGATTTGAATTACCTGTCCATATACGTCAGCCATGTGCACGATTTCTCCCCATTAAGCGCAATGACGGGATTGCAGGGACTTCACTTGGGAGAGACTGAAATCAGCGACCTCTCGTTTCTCTCTCACTTAACCCATCTCACCGAACTCAGCCTGTACGACAGTCAGATCAGCGACCTGTCTTCTTTATCAAACCTGGCCGATCTGGTGAGGATTGACCTTCGCAAGAATCAGATTAGCCATATCTTTCCTTTGGCAAATCTGACCAATCTGACAAGCCTTACAATAAGCGAAAATCAAATCAGCGACCTCTCTCCGCTTAAGAATCTGACCAGGCTTGAAAATCTTGACCTTTCAGATAATCAGATCAGCGACCTGAGGCCGCTGGCAGATATCGACAGTCTGGCATATCTCAACCTTATCGACAATGAGGTCAGCGACCTTTCACCGCTGCTGGAAAATGGGGGTCTGAAATACGATTCGACATCGGGAAACGGACTGCATATCGAGGGAAATCCGCTGAGTGATATTGCTGTTAACGAATTGATACCTCAACTCAGGCAAGCGGGCAAAGCTGTTTTCTGGTAA
- a CDS encoding DUF5658 family protein, which produces MHLILGPLMLSDLKADIFLAANLLDAVLTYLALTQDALLVEFNSILCFSIDKIGIEPTLFLKIVMAMCVLWALRWKRRERLLLPLAVVLSVVVVANLMVMRAHGIEV; this is translated from the coding sequence GTGCATCTCATTCTGGGACCACTGATGCTAAGCGACTTGAAGGCCGACATCTTCCTGGCAGCAAACCTGTTGGATGCCGTGCTTACCTATTTGGCCTTGACTCAGGATGCGCTGCTGGTGGAATTTAACTCCATCCTTTGCTTTAGCATCGACAAAATCGGGATCGAGCCGACCCTATTTTTGAAGATCGTAATGGCCATGTGCGTGTTGTGGGCGTTGAGATGGAAGCGAAGAGAAAGACTGCTTCTACCGTTAGCGGTTGTACTCAGTGTGGTCGTCGTCGCCAATCTGATGGTTATGCGAGCGCACGGGATTGAAGTATGA
- a CDS encoding prenyltransferase: MANVKILFAETRPQFLLLTPVCVFAGIAASLYDGNAFHGMSFVLAFIGALFAHITVNVLNDYFDYQSGVDLKTERTPFSGGSGMLPEGMLKPSDVLLLGLGSLAVVILIGIYFIAQYGWAMLPIGLVGVLLISLYTPIFTRIPAASEVAAGGFGLLVLGTYFTQEGTYSAAAVVSTVVTGLLIANLLLLNEFPDAEADKVGGRKHLPITLGPSVAAKIYCGIVLLSYAVIIGGVIAEILPTPALLGLLTLPLGMKAMRGAIKNYKKIGELVPSLGMNVLVVLLTPFLMSVGVVIGAAID; the protein is encoded by the coding sequence ATGGCTAACGTAAAGATTTTGTTCGCAGAAACCAGACCTCAGTTCTTGTTGCTGACCCCAGTTTGCGTTTTCGCCGGGATTGCCGCCAGCCTTTACGATGGAAATGCCTTCCACGGTATGTCTTTTGTCTTGGCATTCATCGGAGCATTGTTCGCGCATATCACTGTGAATGTACTCAATGACTACTTCGACTATCAGAGTGGCGTAGACCTCAAAACGGAGCGCACGCCTTTCAGCGGCGGTAGCGGAATGTTGCCAGAGGGCATGCTCAAACCCAGTGATGTGCTTCTTCTGGGATTGGGGAGCCTTGCTGTTGTCATACTCATTGGGATTTATTTCATCGCCCAATACGGCTGGGCAATGCTGCCAATAGGGCTGGTCGGAGTACTGCTTATTTCCCTCTATACACCCATTTTTACCAGAATACCTGCCGCCAGCGAGGTTGCTGCCGGAGGGTTTGGTCTCCTGGTGCTGGGAACCTATTTCACTCAGGAAGGAACCTATAGCGCAGCCGCAGTGGTGAGCACAGTGGTGACGGGACTTTTGATCGCCAATCTGCTCCTCCTCAATGAGTTTCCAGATGCCGAGGCCGATAAAGTTGGAGGCCGAAAACACCTGCCGATAACCCTTGGACCGAGCGTAGCGGCCAAAATCTATTGCGGAATTGTTCTTTTGAGTTATGCGGTGATCATCGGTGGAGTGATTGCTGAAATTTTGCCGACGCCTGCGTTGCTTGGATTGCTGACGTTGCCATTGGGGATGAAGGCGATGAGAGGGGCAATCAAGAACTACAAGAAAATCGGAGAACTCGTTCCGTCACTGGGGATGAATGTGCTCGTGGTTCTTTTGACTCCTTTTCTCATGTCCGTTGGCGTGGTCATCGGGGCTGCGATTGATTAG
- a CDS encoding ubiquinone/menaquinone biosynthesis methyltransferase — translation MSESIQNLFVDIPPNYELINHLITFGQDICWRKKAAKAAASGGGSMWLDACGGTGEMAACLCHLAQENTKIIVADFSLPMMSKAMQKPELKGVDFTLADVRHLPFQDNSFDAVTIAFATRNLNSSRDNLLRCFAEFNRVLRPGGRLVILETSQPTSKVIRWLFHVYVRLAVRPLGWLISGSNAAYTYLSSSMRRFLYRRGACG, via the coding sequence GTGAGCGAAAGCATTCAGAACCTTTTTGTCGACATCCCGCCGAACTATGAACTCATCAATCACCTTATCACCTTCGGGCAGGACATTTGCTGGCGTAAAAAAGCGGCGAAAGCGGCTGCCTCAGGGGGTGGAAGTATGTGGCTTGATGCATGCGGCGGCACGGGAGAGATGGCTGCCTGCCTTTGTCATCTTGCCCAGGAGAATACCAAAATAATAGTGGCTGATTTCTCCCTTCCGATGATGAGCAAGGCCATGCAGAAGCCCGAGTTGAAGGGCGTCGATTTTACCTTGGCAGATGTCCGTCATTTACCTTTCCAGGATAACTCCTTTGATGCGGTGACGATAGCTTTTGCTACTCGGAACCTGAACAGCAGCAGAGACAACCTGTTGAGGTGTTTTGCCGAGTTCAACCGTGTGCTGAGGCCGGGAGGAAGGTTGGTTATTCTGGAGACGAGCCAGCCCACATCGAAGGTCATACGATGGTTATTCCATGTCTACGTGAGGTTAGCCGTAAGACCTTTGGGATGGCTCATATCGGGCTCTAATGCTGCCTACACCTATCTGTCAAGCAGCATGCGCCGTTTTCTATACCGCCGAGGAGCTTGCGGATAA
- a CDS encoding tyrosine-type recombinase/integrase, translated as MQNHRTYLETEELQRLEEAATNLRDRLLIRLLFHLGCRISEALGITVEDVDMKQGTITIQHLKTRMKLACPRCNAGLGKSHIFCPRCGFKVEEALTKAKENRRVRTLPVDADTLKMLKEYIQRGGPVLRDGRLLVFGIGRGQGWRVVTGCAEKAGLGKLINPETGRLRGVSPHRLRDAFAVHAVKQNDSGDGLRLLQEHLGHASFNTTAKYRKISGREHRNWYDTLWQKNSHE; from the coding sequence ATGCAGAATCATAGGACTTACTTAGAAACCGAAGAACTTCAGCGTCTTGAAGAAGCGGCCACCAACCTCAGGGACCGCCTGTTGATCAGGCTGCTTTTCCACCTTGGATGCCGCATATCGGAAGCTCTGGGTATTACGGTGGAAGATGTTGACATGAAGCAGGGTACCATCACCATCCAACACTTGAAAACCAGGATGAAACTCGCCTGTCCCCGCTGCAATGCCGGGCTGGGAAAGAGCCACATTTTCTGCCCAAGATGCGGGTTTAAGGTGGAAGAGGCGCTGACCAAGGCAAAAGAAAATCGGCGGGTGAGAACCTTGCCCGTCGATGCCGACACGCTCAAGATGCTCAAAGAGTATATCCAACGCGGGGGCCCCGTTTTGCGGGATGGTAGACTACTGGTTTTCGGCATCGGCCGGGGTCAGGGATGGAGAGTAGTCACAGGGTGCGCCGAGAAGGCTGGTCTTGGGAAACTGATCAATCCGGAGACCGGAAGGTTGCGCGGGGTAAGCCCTCACCGGCTGCGGGATGCCTTTGCTGTTCACGCAGTGAAGCAAAATGACTCCGGAGATGGGCTTCGACTTTTGCAGGAACATCTGGGCCATGCCAGCTTCAACACCACGGCCAAGTACAGAAAGATTTCCGGCAGGGAGCATCGTAACTGGTATGACACGCTGTGGCAGAAGAATAGTCATGAATGA
- a CDS encoding DNA internalization-related competence protein ComEC/Rec2, whose translation MRLVFLSLAWIFGICLGSKSDPHSAIFLILLGSSGIFAILCWRRKPLMWGGICLLLLAGGILRVQSVPDGDELQQYRGFFELRGVVAIDPDVRDYSTTLRIEVKSILINDKWEDVSGTALVNAPKFPDLGTARDFPYYRYGDLLEMRGFLESPQMLGEFDFPEYLARQRVYSIVSRPSGITLIDAGEKPKPMELIYRLRNRMSQSLDRALPEPQSSLVKAILLGERGSLSAEVKDDFSRTGTTHLLAISGAHVSIVAGMVMAAGIWIFGRRRPTYFLLALAVIWFYALLTGMSPPVIRAVIMGSLWLWADWLGRPNGAFVALVFSAAIMLAIDPWLLGDAGFQLSFAAMGGVILLTPWFQERERKVLGNSEKEISPPVHFLITSSAMTLGAVLATMPLIAYHFHMISLMSLPATMFALPAMPGIMITSALVGLIGMVAPPIAGIIGWAAWLCVTYMLKAVEGFAAIPFAAAEIRISAATVWGYYGVLGITLGVTGNRRQVSIGIRKARKWLRGFPPLVSKIPAKWISLLLLGTAVLIWVAVLTAPDNRLHIFILDVGQGDAILIQKGHQQILIDGGPSSAKLCDQLGKKLPFWDRTIELVVLTHPDGDHITGLIEVLQRYEVKRVLVNGQECNSDVCREWDKLIAEKHIECLVAQAGQQIAMGKGINLAVLNPHGVAEGIITGQNNSVVLRLDDQNFSMLLTGDTEAEAEEFLLGQNVKLKSTVLKVGHHGSNTSTTPEFLAEVNPMVAVISVGLDNKFGHPTQEVISMLQESVGGERLHLTSKNGTIELVTDGKRLWIGSDAKKAQILLDGMSKSLLQFLVFLNGPVV comes from the coding sequence ATGCGATTGGTTTTCCTGAGCTTAGCCTGGATTTTCGGGATATGTCTCGGCTCGAAGTCGGACCCTCATTCCGCTATCTTCCTCATCCTTCTAGGCAGCTCGGGTATCTTCGCTATCCTCTGCTGGCGTCGCAAACCCCTGATGTGGGGCGGAATCTGCCTCCTTCTGTTGGCCGGCGGCATCCTTCGCGTTCAATCGGTACCCGATGGCGACGAGCTTCAACAATATCGGGGATTTTTTGAGCTGAGAGGAGTTGTTGCTATCGACCCTGACGTGCGCGATTACTCCACCACACTGCGCATCGAAGTCAAGTCAATCTTGATAAATGACAAGTGGGAAGACGTTTCGGGGACAGCGCTGGTCAACGCCCCCAAGTTTCCAGATCTGGGGACAGCGCGAGATTTCCCTTATTACCGGTATGGCGACCTGCTGGAAATGAGAGGATTTCTGGAATCACCACAGATGCTCGGCGAATTCGATTTTCCGGAATATCTCGCCCGGCAGCGGGTTTATTCCATCGTTTCCCGCCCCAGTGGAATTACGCTCATCGACGCCGGAGAGAAGCCTAAACCAATGGAGCTAATCTATCGACTGCGGAATAGGATGTCGCAATCCCTGGACAGAGCCCTGCCTGAACCACAGAGCTCACTGGTCAAGGCGATCTTGCTGGGAGAGCGCGGTTCCCTTTCCGCAGAGGTCAAAGATGACTTCTCACGAACGGGAACGACTCATCTGCTGGCGATTTCCGGGGCTCACGTGAGCATCGTCGCCGGGATGGTCATGGCAGCAGGCATCTGGATATTCGGCCGGAGACGCCCCACCTACTTCCTGCTGGCCCTGGCAGTAATCTGGTTTTATGCGCTCCTTACCGGAATGAGCCCCCCGGTTATTCGGGCGGTGATCATGGGAAGCCTCTGGCTCTGGGCCGATTGGCTGGGACGACCCAACGGCGCTTTCGTGGCGCTGGTCTTTTCAGCAGCGATAATGCTGGCAATAGACCCCTGGCTCCTGGGAGACGCAGGATTTCAGCTCAGTTTTGCCGCCATGGGAGGGGTTATTCTTCTGACCCCCTGGTTTCAAGAACGGGAACGGAAGGTCCTGGGAAACTCCGAGAAAGAGATATCCCCTCCCGTGCACTTTCTGATCACAAGCTCAGCGATGACGCTGGGAGCGGTTCTGGCCACAATGCCGCTCATCGCCTACCATTTCCACATGATCTCGCTGATGAGCTTACCGGCTACGATGTTCGCACTGCCCGCGATGCCTGGCATTATGATTACTTCTGCACTTGTTGGACTGATAGGAATGGTCGCCCCTCCCATAGCAGGCATCATCGGTTGGGCAGCATGGCTTTGTGTAACCTACATGCTCAAAGCGGTAGAGGGATTCGCGGCAATTCCTTTTGCCGCTGCTGAGATCAGAATCAGCGCAGCAACAGTCTGGGGTTACTACGGAGTGCTGGGGATTACCCTCGGGGTGACAGGAAACAGAAGACAGGTGAGCATCGGGATTCGCAAAGCAAGAAAATGGTTACGAGGATTTCCACCGTTGGTTTCCAAAATCCCTGCAAAATGGATATCCCTTCTCCTTCTGGGAACAGCCGTCCTCATTTGGGTGGCAGTTCTGACGGCGCCGGATAACCGACTCCACATCTTCATCCTCGATGTCGGACAAGGAGACGCCATTCTGATTCAAAAGGGGCACCAGCAGATTCTGATCGACGGAGGACCCAGTTCCGCCAAACTCTGCGATCAACTGGGGAAAAAGCTGCCGTTCTGGGATCGGACAATCGAACTAGTGGTTTTGACGCATCCCGATGGCGACCATATCACCGGATTAATAGAAGTCCTGCAACGCTATGAAGTGAAGAGGGTTCTTGTCAACGGGCAAGAATGCAATTCGGATGTCTGCAGAGAATGGGATAAGCTGATCGCGGAAAAGCACATCGAGTGCCTTGTAGCGCAGGCCGGTCAACAGATTGCCATGGGGAAGGGCATCAATCTGGCAGTGCTCAACCCTCACGGTGTGGCCGAGGGAATTATCACCGGGCAGAATAACTCGGTGGTGTTGCGGCTTGACGACCAGAACTTCAGCATGCTCCTGACCGGAGACACCGAAGCAGAAGCGGAAGAATTCCTGCTCGGTCAGAACGTCAAACTCAAGAGTACGGTTCTAAAAGTGGGCCATCATGGTTCCAATACCAGCACCACTCCGGAGTTCCTGGCCGAAGTGAACCCCATGGTTGCAGTCATCTCTGTTGGATTGGACAACAAATTCGGGCATCCCACTCAAGAGGTCATCTCCATGCTGCAGGAGTCGGTGGGAGGGGAACGACTTCACCTCACTTCCAAGAATGGTACAATCGAACTCGTCACCGACGGAAAGAGGCTATGGATAGGAAGTGATGCGAAAAAGGCACAAATCCTGCTTGACGGCATGAGTAAAAGCCTGTTACAATTCCTTGTGTTCTTGAATGGCCCCGTAGTGTAG
- a CDS encoding ComEA family DNA-binding protein produces MNKIRTGVILGLLIIIMIGGVALIFKLNTASYPIEITLPTPSLGITISISGEVQNPGEYDLNEGSQAVDAVEAAGGFTPNADPSAIDLARLLRNGAQVYVPRTGERPPLININTADAAILDTLDGIGPTLAQRIIEYRVQNGPFKYVEELKNVKGIGDSLFGKIKDKIMVH; encoded by the coding sequence ATGAATAAGATTCGAACGGGAGTCATCCTCGGTTTACTGATCATCATCATGATTGGCGGAGTGGCTCTCATTTTCAAACTGAACACCGCGAGCTATCCGATCGAAATCACCCTTCCAACACCATCACTGGGAATCACGATATCCATCAGCGGCGAAGTGCAAAATCCGGGTGAATATGATCTGAATGAGGGATCACAAGCCGTAGATGCCGTTGAAGCCGCGGGAGGTTTTACGCCAAATGCCGATCCATCAGCCATAGACCTCGCCCGCCTCTTGCGCAATGGAGCTCAGGTTTATGTCCCCAGAACCGGCGAACGGCCCCCTCTTATCAACATCAACACCGCTGACGCCGCCATTCTCGATACGCTCGATGGAATCGGGCCCACGTTAGCTCAAAGGATTATCGAGTATCGAGTTCAGAATGGCCCCTTCAAGTATGTTGAGGAATTGAAGAATGTGAAGGGCATCGGTGACTCCCTGTTCGGGAAGATCAAAGATAAGATCATGGTGCACTGA
- the ribE gene encoding 6,7-dimethyl-8-ribityllumazine synthase, producing the protein MVKKYEGTLLGEGLKFGLVISRFNEFITAKLLEGARDALSRHGVKEADIEIAWTPGSFEIPLVAKKMAQSGRYNAVICLGAVIRGGTPHFDYIAAEVSKGIANVGLDVGVPLTFGVITADTLEQAIERAGTKMGNAGFNAGMNAIEMANLLKAI; encoded by the coding sequence TTGGTAAAGAAATACGAAGGCACGCTGCTCGGAGAAGGTCTGAAGTTCGGGCTCGTCATTTCCCGATTCAATGAATTCATCACTGCCAAACTCCTGGAGGGAGCCAGAGATGCCCTCTCCCGCCATGGCGTCAAAGAAGCGGATATTGAAATTGCCTGGACACCGGGTTCCTTCGAGATCCCCCTGGTTGCCAAAAAAATGGCCCAGTCGGGGAGGTATAATGCCGTTATATGCCTGGGTGCTGTGATCCGCGGCGGAACGCCGCACTTCGACTATATCGCTGCCGAGGTAAGCAAGGGAATAGCCAACGTGGGGTTGGACGTTGGAGTGCCGCTGACTTTCGGCGTCATCACCGCCGATACACTTGAGCAAGCGATCGAGCGAGCCGGGACCAAGATGGGAAATGCGGGCTTCAATGCCGGTATGAACGCTATCGAAATGGCAAACCTGCTCAAGGCCATCTGA
- a CDS encoding bifunctional 3,4-dihydroxy-2-butanone-4-phosphate synthase/GTP cyclohydrolase II produces MALATIQEAIEDIRDGKFVIVVDDEGRENEGDLVIAAEKISPEAINFMAKHARGLICVPLTAKRLDELNIPMMVRHNTSHFDSPFTVSVESRHRVTTGISASDRATTVQVLIDPSTKPEDIVYPGHMFPLRARAGGVLVRAGHTEASIDLAKLAGLYPGAVICEVMNDDGTMARLPDLEILSAKHHIKIVSVTQLIAYRRRHDKLVRRIAEAHLPTKYGEFMAIAYKSVIDTDEHVALVKGDIITCDEPILVRVHSECLTGDVFGSLRCDCGAQVPMAMEAIEKEGKGVFLYMRQEGRGIGLHNKIKAYALQDTGLDTVEANEKLGFAPDLRDYGIGAQILVDLGIRNMKLLTNNPKKVIGLEGYGLRVTETLPILAPATPENIGYLKTKREKLGHLIDIT; encoded by the coding sequence ATGGCATTAGCTACCATTCAAGAGGCAATTGAAGATATAAGAGACGGTAAATTCGTCATCGTCGTCGATGACGAAGGGCGGGAAAATGAGGGCGACCTGGTCATCGCCGCAGAAAAGATCTCCCCGGAAGCGATTAACTTTATGGCCAAGCATGCTCGGGGGCTAATCTGCGTGCCGCTAACAGCAAAGCGCCTTGACGAACTCAACATACCGATGATGGTTCGGCACAACACCTCGCATTTCGATAGCCCTTTCACGGTTTCCGTTGAATCAAGGCATCGGGTGACCACGGGTATCTCGGCTTCAGATCGGGCCACTACGGTTCAAGTGCTGATCGATCCGTCTACAAAGCCCGAGGATATCGTATACCCCGGGCATATGTTCCCGCTGCGAGCCAGAGCCGGCGGCGTGCTGGTACGCGCCGGACATACAGAGGCATCAATTGATCTGGCCAAGCTGGCAGGGCTCTATCCCGGGGCGGTGATCTGTGAAGTGATGAACGACGACGGAACCATGGCCCGCTTGCCGGACCTGGAAATACTATCCGCCAAACATCACATCAAAATCGTGAGCGTCACTCAGCTGATTGCTTATCGGCGGCGACACGATAAACTGGTCCGCCGGATAGCAGAGGCCCATTTACCGACGAAATACGGCGAGTTCATGGCCATTGCCTACAAGAGCGTTATCGATACCGATGAGCACGTTGCTCTGGTTAAAGGTGACATCATCACCTGTGATGAGCCGATACTGGTCAGGGTACACAGCGAGTGCCTTACCGGAGATGTGTTTGGTAGCCTCCGTTGCGACTGTGGCGCTCAGGTCCCCATGGCCATGGAAGCCATTGAGAAAGAAGGGAAGGGAGTTTTCCTCTACATGCGGCAGGAAGGTCGCGGAATCGGGTTACATAACAAGATCAAAGCTTATGCTCTGCAAGACACAGGGCTGGACACAGTGGAAGCCAATGAAAAGCTGGGCTTTGCGCCAGACCTTCGAGATTACGGCATCGGAGCACAGATTCTGGTGGACCTCGGGATCCGCAACATGAAACTCCTCACCAATAATCCCAAAAAGGTTATCGGCCTGGAAGGTTACGGATTGCGAGTAACGGAAACTCTGCCGATTTTGGCGCCAGCCACGCCTGAGAACATCGGCTATCTGAAGACAAAACGGGAAAAGCTGGGGCACCTGATTGACATCACCTAA
- a CDS encoding riboflavin synthase: protein MFTGIVEEVGQLKFAGPGKLVIAARKVLEGTRLGDSIAVNGPCLTVTAIGNADFSVDVMPETLRRTTLGTLKPGDKINLERALALGDRFGGHFVQGHIDGTGKIVSFVPEGDAVIMKVSAPPQITRYAVEKGFVAIDGISLTIVECDAHSVSVSLVTYTQNNTTFADKRPGGLVNLEIDIIAKYVEKLAGKYKPEMTLEFLAQHGFA from the coding sequence ATGTTTACCGGAATCGTAGAAGAAGTGGGTCAACTCAAGTTTGCCGGGCCAGGAAAGCTGGTCATCGCGGCCAGAAAGGTGCTGGAAGGCACCCGGCTGGGCGATAGCATTGCGGTGAACGGACCCTGCCTCACAGTCACGGCTATTGGAAACGCCGATTTCTCGGTCGATGTCATGCCGGAGACGTTGCGCCGCACCACTCTGGGGACATTAAAACCCGGCGATAAGATCAACCTGGAGAGAGCATTGGCTCTGGGAGATCGCTTCGGAGGCCACTTCGTCCAGGGACACATCGATGGAACCGGCAAGATTGTTTCCTTTGTACCGGAAGGGGATGCGGTGATCATGAAAGTCTCGGCACCACCCCAGATCACTCGCTATGCCGTGGAGAAGGGATTTGTCGCTATCGACGGCATCAGCCTCACCATCGTTGAGTGCGATGCCCATTCGGTAAGCGTCTCACTGGTCACCTATACGCAAAACAATACCACGTTTGCCGATAAACGGCCTGGCGGCCTAGTTAACCTAGAAATCGACATCATTGCCAAGTATGTGGAAAAACTGGCAGGCAAATACAAGCCGGAGATGACTTTGGAGTTCTTGGCTCAGCACGGTTTTGCCTAG